The genome window CGCAAGAACGTGGAGCTGTACCAGAACCAGGCCAACATCACCTGGGAGTTCCTCGGGCTGATCAAGAAGAAGAAGGCCATGGGCGGCGAGGTGAACCTCCTGGACATCCTGGTGGGCGAGCGCGACTACATCTCCGCCGTGAGTTCGCGCGTGGCCACCGAGATCGACGAAACCCTCGCGGGCTACACCCTGTTGTACCAGATGGGGCACGTGTCCCTGGACAACGTGGCCCGCTAGGGAGCTTCCCGGCCGGACACGGACCGCGTCCGCCAAGCGTCCCCCGCCATGAAGGAACTGTTCAGACGTCTTTTCCTTTCCCGCCGGCTCGCCTGGGAAATCCTGGCCGCCTCCCTGTTCGTCAACGTCCTCTCGCTGGCCTCGCCCATCTTCGTCATCCAGGTCCTGAACCGCTACATGGGCTACGGCTTCGACGGCACGCTCATCACCCTGACCAGCGGCACGCTCCTGGCCGCCGGGCTGGGCTTCGCCTTCGCCTCGGTGCGCACGCGCCTGGCCTCGGCCGTGAGCGTGGGCTCGGACCGCGATCTGGCCTCGTCCCTGCTCTCCGCCCTGACCCAGGTGCGCCTCTCGGCCCTGAACCGCATTCCCCGCGTCCGGCTGCAGGAGATGGTGGACGGCCTCCAGACCATCCAGAACGCCTACAGCGCCACCCAGATCACGGCCATCCTGGATCTGCCGTTCGTCTTCATTTTCATCCTGGCAGTGTTTCTTCTGAGCCCGCTGCTGGCCCTGCTGACCATTCTGGCCACGGCCGCGGCCCTGGCCGGAGGCTGGATGAACGTCACGGCCGGGCGTTCCTCCTTCCGGGAGATGCGCTCCACCACGGCGGCCCACCGCGACCTGGTGTCCTCCGTGCTCACCGGCGGCGACACCCTGCGGGCCTTCATGGGCGAATCCTTCGTGCGGCGGCTCTGGAACCGCCAGATGGAGGTCATGCTCTCCCTGCGGCGCACGCTCGCGGCCCAGCGCGGCCTGGGCCAGGCGCTCATCGGCGGCGCGGCCATGCTCCTGCGCGTGCTCGTCTACGCGGTGGGCGCGGTGGAGGCCGTGCGCGGCGACCTCTCGGTGGGCGGGCTCATCGGCGTGAGCATCCTTTCGGCCAAGGTGGTGCAGCTGGCCTCAAGCTTTATGCAGGCCGCCTTCCTGCTGGACAAGGCCGAAGACAGCCTGCGCATGATCGAGGAGTTCCAGCGTCTGCCGCGCGAGTCCCTGTCGGGAACGGCCCTGCGGACCTTCTCCGGCCGGATCGAGCTGCGCGACCTGGCCTTCGCCTATCCCGGCGCCAGCGGCCCGCTCTTCGAGTCCCTCGATCTCTCCCTGGCCCCCGGCGACATCCTGGTGGTCCACGGCTTCAACGGCTCGGGCAAGAGCACCCTGACCCGGCTGCTGGCCGGGCTCCTGGACCCCACGCGCGGCCAGATCCTGGCCGACGGCGTGGAACTGCGCCAGCTCTCCCTGGAATGGTGGCGCAGGCAGGTGCTCTACATGCCCCAGGACCCCACCTTCCTGAGCGGCGGCTTCCGCGAAAACATCCTCCTGAACATGCCCGACGCCTCGGCTGAACGCCTCAACGAGGTGGTGCGTCTGGCCGGGCTGCGCCGCTACCTGGACCTGAGCCCCGAGGGTCTGGACGCGCCCATCCTGGAGGCCGGACGCGATCTCCCGGCGGGCATCCGCAAACGCCTGGCCCTGGCCCGGGCCCTGATGCCGGCCGGCCGGCTGGCCGTGTTCGACGAGCCCACCGAGGGCCTGGACGCCGAGGGCGTGGCCGCCGTCCACGGTGTGCTCGGCATCCTGGCCAAGGCGGGCGTGACCATCGTGGTGGTCACGCGTGACCCGCAGATTCTGCGGGCCGCCACCCAGGTGCTCGACCTCTCCGAGAAGCCCAGGCCCAGCGTGCTGCGCACGGCCAGAGCCGCGCAGCGGGAGGCCGCCTCATGAGGATCGCCGACCTGTTCCGCCCCCTGGTCGATCCCGGCGACGACACGGTGCTCGTCTCCCGGGCCACGCGGACCTTCTTCTATCTCTGCGGGGCGGGCTGCGTGCTCCTGTTCCTCTGGAGCATCGTGGGCAGGCTGGACATCGTGAGCGAGGCCCAGGGCGAGGTCATTCCGCGCTCGAAAGTCAAGCGCATCCAGCATCTGGAGGGCGGCATCATCCGGGAGCTGCTGGTCCGCGAGGGCGATCACGTGACCGAGAACCAGCCCCTGCTGGAGCTGGTCACCACTCCCAGCGAGACGAGCGTGGAGGAATTGCAGGTCCGCACCAACTCCCTGCGGGTGGAGATCGCCCGCCTGGAGGCCGAGGAGCAGGGGGCCGCCGAACCCGCCTATCCCGAGGAAATCCGGCGCGAATCCCCGGAGATGGTGAGCCAGTCCCAGGACCATTTCCGCTCCCGCCGCAAACGCCTGGAAAGCGAGCTCACCGGCCAGGACGAGAAGATCCGCCAGCGCGAGAAGGACGTGGAGGAGATCAACGCCCGTCTGCGCAACTCCCGCCACAGCCTGGACCTGCTGCGCCAGCAGATTTCCATCAGTTCCTCCCTGCTCAAGGATCAGCTCACCTCCAAGTACAAGCACCTGAGCTTCCTGCAGGAGGAGTCCAACCTCGTGAGCCGGATCGAGGAGGACTCCGCCGCGCTGGATCGGGCCAACTCCGCCCTGGCCGCCGCGCGCAGCGAGCGGGAGCGCATCCAGAACGCCTACAACGAGGATGTGCAGGCCTCGCTGCGCAAGGCCCAGACCGACCTCATGGAGTTCAGCCAGCGACTGCGCAAGTACACGGACGAGCTGAAGCGCACGGTGGTCCGCTCGCCCGTGGCGGGCACGGTCAAGGCCCTCTATGTGGTGAACGTGGGCGAGGTGGTCAAGCCGGGCATGACCATCATGGACATCGTGCCCGCCGGGGACACCCTCGTCATCGAGGCGCACCTGCCCATCGCGGACATCGGCTACGTCCAGCCCGGGCAGCGGGCGGTGATCAAGCTGGCCTCCCGCGATGCCCGGCGCTTCGGTTTCCTGGAGGGCCATGTGACCCAGGTGAGCCCGGACGCACTCAGCCTGCCCAACGGCGCCACCTACTACCGCGTGCTGGTGGAAACCGAGAGCGACCATTTCTCCAGCGGCTCGGACCGCTACCAGCTGTACCCGGGCATGCGGGTGGTGGCGGGCATCCACATCGGCTCCCGCAGCGTGCTCGGCTACATCCTCGATCCCTTCCTGGACACCATGAGCCAGGGGCTCCAGGAGCGCTGATCCTTCTGTGCGGCGTTCCGCATGCGCGGCATGGGGCTCTCCCCGCCGCAGCGTCTTGGTTTTCCTGAAAATCCGCAGTCGATTCATCATTGCTTTGAAATAACACGATTTTTAAGCGTCACGGCAGCTGTTTTCCTCCTTTTGTCAAAATGTCGTTTGACATCATATCAACTCTAGAAATTGACTAGATAAAGTCTATATATTGAAATATCAGATGAAATTTTTCAGTCAAAAATCAACGGACACATCAGCTTTTTCGACGCCCGGCGGTCCTGTGGGCGGCCCCGAGCGTCCGACCGCTGTCCCCGTACCCTGTGGCGTGCATTGACAGCCGGCGGTCAGGCGTTACCTGGACCAGAGGCCGCCGCGCCGAGGGCGGCGGCAGGAGGTCGCGCATGGTTCAGGAACACACAGCCACTTTCGCCGGGGGGTGCTTCTGGTGCACCGAGGCGGATTTCCTCAAGCTTCCCGGGGTGATCTCCGTGACGCCAGGCTATGCCGGCGGCTCGGCCGAAGAGGCGCGCTACGAACTGGTGGCCACCGGCCGCACCGGCCATGTAGAGGCCGTGCAGGTGGTCTACGACCCGGGCCAAGTGTCCTACGAGCGCCTGCTGGATTGGTTTTGGCGGCACATCGACCCCACGGACGGCGACGGGCAGTTCGTGGACCGGGGCAGCCAATATGCGCCGGTGATCTTCCACCATGACGAGGAACAGCGGCGGCGGGCCGAGGCCTCGCGAAAGCGGCTGGAGGATTCGGACCGGTTTCGGGCCGCGCCTGCCGTGGACATCCGGCCGCTCACGACCTTTTTCCCGGCCGAGGACACGCATCAGAAATTCTGCCGCCGCAATCCCGCTCACTATGCCCACTATCGGGAAGGCTCGGGCCGAGACCGCTTTTTGAAGGCGGCCTGGGGCGACGTGGAGCCGTTGTCGGCCGAGAGAGCCGCATCGCCGGAGGCGGCGGCGCGGGTCCGGCTCACGCCCCTGCAGCACCACGTGACCCGGGAGCAGGGCACCGAACCGCCCTTCGCCAACGAGCACTGGGACCGCAAGGAACCGGGGATATATGTGGACGTGCTGGACGGCGCGCCGCTCTTCGCCTCGCGGGACAAGTACGACTCCGGCACGGGCTGGCCCAGCTTCAGCGGTCCTCTGGAGCCGGAGAACATCGACACCCGCCGGGACGAGTCGCTCTTCCCCCCGCGCACCGAGGTGCGGGCGCGGCGCTCCGGCAACCATCTCGGGCATGTCTTCCCGGACGGCCCGCCGCCCACGGGCATGCGCTACTGCATGAACTCGGCGGCCCTGCGGTTCGTGCCCGCCCGGGACTTGGAGCGCGAAGGCTACGGCCGGTATCGCTCCCTGTTCGAGCGGGACTAGACGCCCTGCTTGATGAGGTAGGAGAGCAGGTCCGCGCTGCTCGTGGAGTCGGAGCCCGAGGAGAAGCTCTTCAGCAGGCTCTCGTTGCTCTGGACGAGCTTTTTCAGCTCCGCGGCGCTCAGTTTGCCGTCCTTGTCCGTGTCGAGCTTGGCGAACGACTCGGCGGACAGCTTGGTCTCGCTCTTGGAGAGCGCGCCGTCCTTGTCCTTGTCGTTCTTCGAGATGTAGTCCGAGATGACCTTGGAGGTGCTGCTGGAGCCGCTGGACTCGTTCTGGTTCATGATCTCGTCCAGGAGCTGCTGGCTGCCCTTCAGGAAGGTGCTGAGCTCGGCGGCGCTGATGACGCCGTCCTTGTTCGTGTCGATTCGGGTGAAGGCCTCGTTGGACATCTTGGTTTCGTTGCGGGCCAGGACGCCGTCCTTGTTCTTGTCGTTCTTCGAGATGTATTCGGCGGCGGCCTTGGAGGCGTCGGCGCTGGTCCCGGAGCTGTTGTCCATGAGCGCATTGAGGATGTTGCTGTCCTTGGACAGGGACTTGTAGTTCTTGACGTAGGTCTGGATGGCCTTGCCGTTCTTGCTCAGGTAGGTCCGCATCTCCTCCCGGTCGATGGCGTTGTCGCCGTTGGTGTCCAACTGCTTGAACGCCTCCTCGGAGATGCTCACCTCATCCTTGGTCAGGACGTTGTTCCGGTTCTTGTCATTCTCCTGCATGCACTTGCGCGCGGCCACCTCGGCCCCGGCGGCGCTGGTCTCCGAAGACTGCTGGTTATCGGAATTGCCGGTCAGGAATCCCGGCAGGTAGCGGGCGATCATGGCGCTCGTCACGCGGTTCATGCGGCTGCTCCTTTCGGCGGGGTGACACCCGCCGCTCGTGCGTCGTCGTTCCGGGGAGGAATGTTTTTCCTCCCCGGGGCACGAAGCAAGAATCGTGCAGCCGCAAGGCGAAATGGACGACGCGAGGCGAAAAAGCTCTTGAAACCAATGCCTCGGCCGGTTTGAAACGAAAAAGGCCCCGCATGGGGGCCTTGCCGTCCTGCTCGGGAGGGTGTCAGTCGAATTGTTGTTTTATGTCACTGAATTTTTGATACAAACAAAATCACATTTTTATCTGTGCCCCCAATTATGCCCCCAATATTGTAACATATTGAAATAAATAAATATAATAAAAATCATCCTGAAATAATTTGCGATTATATAGCGGTGCAGAACAAAAAAAGAGGGGCCAGCCTCTCGGCCAGCCCCCGAACACCGCCGGGCATCGGGAACCCGGCGGGCGCTCCCGGTTACTCTTCGGCGGCCCACTCAGCGGCCAGGGCGATTTCGTCAGCCTCGGCCGGGGGCAACATGCTCATCAAGGTTTCGCCCTGAATCGAGCCATGATCCCGGATGTCTTGGGCCAGGAGCAGCGTCCGATACGCCTTGTGATGCTCGGCCAGGGGGGCGCGGCTCAGGTCGATGTTGGTGCTCAGGCCGAAGTGCTCCAGGGCTTCCTGGCGGGCGGTCAGCAGGGCGGCGCGTTCAGCGTAGGTCATGGTAATTCTCCTTTGCGGTTGGGCTAGTTCCAGGGGTTCAACCGGGCGCGGTCAGCGTGCCCGGCAACGATGGTCTTGACGCTGGCCAGGAGGTCCGTGGGGGCCTTCTCGCGCTTGGGAATGGGCATGGCGCTCATGATCTGCCCGGCGATGGCGTCACCGTAGGCGGCGGCCACCTCGGCAAAACGGATGGAGTCGCGCCACGCTTCCAGGAATCCGGCCCCGCCGATCTTGCGCATGAGCACCTCCCGCGCCCGACGCATGGGTTCCTCGGCCACCAGCCCGACCCCGCCGGGGTCATCGTCCAGGGCATGGAGCGCGTCCACCAGACCACGGCCCGCGAGGGCCAGGGCAAAGCGGGGGCGCTCGTTCTCGGGCATCTCCAGGGCGCGGCGGCGGATTTCACCAGCCCGCAGTTCCCGCACCATGAGCCCGTGCCCCTCGATGGGCTCAGGCAGGAGGGCAGCCACGGCAAGGCCGGTCAACTGCTCGGCCTGCTCCAGAAGCGGCGCAAGGCCCTTCTCAATGGCAAACGGGAGCTTTTCCAGGGCGGGAGCGAGCTTTTCCAGCGTCCGGGCCTCGCGCACGGAGTCCTTGAGGTCGCGGTTGCGGGCCACGGCCAGGGCGGCCTGGACGCCGGGAGCCACGTCCGCCAGGATGCCTTTCATCCACGCGGCATAAGTCGGAACCAGGGCCGTGCGCTCAAGCTGGGTGTCGTTGGCGACGATCTGCCCTAGCTGCCAATCCATGCCCTCGGGCAGCCCCAGGCCGGAACTGGCGATGCTCCCGAAGGGGGAGGGGCCGGTGGCCTTGGTGGTCCGCTCCATGTCGCGCTCGGGGGCGTCCCGGAGGGGCTGGGCCACC of Desulfovibrio aminophilus contains these proteins:
- a CDS encoding ATP-binding cassette domain-containing protein; translated protein: MKELFRRLFLSRRLAWEILAASLFVNVLSLASPIFVIQVLNRYMGYGFDGTLITLTSGTLLAAGLGFAFASVRTRLASAVSVGSDRDLASSLLSALTQVRLSALNRIPRVRLQEMVDGLQTIQNAYSATQITAILDLPFVFIFILAVFLLSPLLALLTILATAAALAGGWMNVTAGRSSFREMRSTTAAHRDLVSSVLTGGDTLRAFMGESFVRRLWNRQMEVMLSLRRTLAAQRGLGQALIGGAAMLLRVLVYAVGAVEAVRGDLSVGGLIGVSILSAKVVQLASSFMQAAFLLDKAEDSLRMIEEFQRLPRESLSGTALRTFSGRIELRDLAFAYPGASGPLFESLDLSLAPGDILVVHGFNGSGKSTLTRLLAGLLDPTRGQILADGVELRQLSLEWWRRQVLYMPQDPTFLSGGFRENILLNMPDASAERLNEVVRLAGLRRYLDLSPEGLDAPILEAGRDLPAGIRKRLALARALMPAGRLAVFDEPTEGLDAEGVAAVHGVLGILAKAGVTIVVVTRDPQILRAATQVLDLSEKPRPSVLRTARAAQREAAS
- a CDS encoding HlyD family type I secretion periplasmic adaptor subunit; this encodes MRIADLFRPLVDPGDDTVLVSRATRTFFYLCGAGCVLLFLWSIVGRLDIVSEAQGEVIPRSKVKRIQHLEGGIIRELLVREGDHVTENQPLLELVTTPSETSVEELQVRTNSLRVEIARLEAEEQGAAEPAYPEEIRRESPEMVSQSQDHFRSRRKRLESELTGQDEKIRQREKDVEEINARLRNSRHSLDLLRQQISISSSLLKDQLTSKYKHLSFLQEESNLVSRIEEDSAALDRANSALAAARSERERIQNAYNEDVQASLRKAQTDLMEFSQRLRKYTDELKRTVVRSPVAGTVKALYVVNVGEVVKPGMTIMDIVPAGDTLVIEAHLPIADIGYVQPGQRAVIKLASRDARRFGFLEGHVTQVSPDALSLPNGATYYRVLVETESDHFSSGSDRYQLYPGMRVVAGIHIGSRSVLGYILDPFLDTMSQGLQER
- the msrB gene encoding peptide-methionine (R)-S-oxide reductase MsrB, whose product is MVQEHTATFAGGCFWCTEADFLKLPGVISVTPGYAGGSAEEARYELVATGRTGHVEAVQVVYDPGQVSYERLLDWFWRHIDPTDGDGQFVDRGSQYAPVIFHHDEEQRRRAEASRKRLEDSDRFRAAPAVDIRPLTTFFPAEDTHQKFCRRNPAHYAHYREGSGRDRFLKAAWGDVEPLSAERAASPEAAARVRLTPLQHHVTREQGTEPPFANEHWDRKEPGIYVDVLDGAPLFASRDKYDSGTGWPSFSGPLEPENIDTRRDESLFPPRTEVRARRSGNHLGHVFPDGPPPTGMRYCMNSAALRFVPARDLEREGYGRYRSLFERD
- a CDS encoding EF-hand domain-containing protein, yielding MNRVTSAMIARYLPGFLTGNSDNQQSSETSAAGAEVAARKCMQENDKNRNNVLTKDEVSISEEAFKQLDTNGDNAIDREEMRTYLSKNGKAIQTYVKNYKSLSKDSNILNALMDNSSGTSADASKAAAEYISKNDKNKDGVLARNETKMSNEAFTRIDTNKDGVISAAELSTFLKGSQQLLDEIMNQNESSGSSSTSKVISDYISKNDKDKDGALSKSETKLSAESFAKLDTDKDGKLSAAELKKLVQSNESLLKSFSSGSDSTSSADLLSYLIKQGV